Proteins from a genomic interval of Kitasatospora kifunensis:
- a CDS encoding beta-ketoacyl-ACP synthase III, with amino-acid sequence MTGSRIVALGHYQPAKVLTNDDLAVLVDTDDEWIRSRVGIRARHIAESETLVDLATEAAQKALATSGFAPADIDLVVVATCTAVERSPNTACAVAARLGIPSPAAYDINTVCSGFSYALATADHAIRAGAASRALVIGAERMSDTIDWTDRSTCVIFADGAGAAVVEAQPDEAEPGIGPVVWGSEPEKTDAVTITGWKPVISQQGQAVFRWATTQVAPLARQTCERAGIDPSELKGFVAHQANLRIIDSIAAKLGATDAVIARDVVDSGNTSAASIPLALSKLVERGELVSGDPVLLFGFGGGLAYAGQVIRCP; translated from the coding sequence ACGACGACCTGGCCGTACTGGTCGACACGGACGACGAGTGGATCCGCAGCCGGGTGGGCATCCGCGCGCGGCACATCGCCGAGAGCGAGACGCTCGTCGACCTCGCCACCGAGGCGGCGCAGAAGGCGCTGGCCACCAGCGGGTTCGCCCCGGCGGACATCGACCTCGTGGTGGTGGCCACCTGTACCGCCGTCGAGCGCAGCCCGAACACCGCCTGCGCGGTGGCGGCCAGGCTCGGCATTCCCAGCCCCGCCGCCTACGACATCAACACCGTCTGCTCGGGCTTCTCCTACGCGCTGGCCACCGCGGACCACGCGATCCGGGCCGGTGCGGCGAGCCGGGCACTGGTGATCGGGGCGGAGCGGATGTCCGACACCATCGACTGGACCGACCGCTCCACCTGCGTGATCTTCGCGGACGGGGCCGGTGCCGCGGTGGTCGAGGCCCAGCCGGACGAGGCCGAGCCCGGCATCGGCCCGGTGGTCTGGGGATCGGAGCCGGAGAAGACCGACGCGGTGACCATCACCGGCTGGAAGCCGGTGATCAGCCAGCAGGGCCAGGCGGTCTTCCGCTGGGCCACCACCCAGGTCGCCCCGCTGGCCCGGCAGACCTGTGAGCGGGCCGGGATCGACCCGAGCGAGCTCAAGGGCTTCGTGGCCCACCAGGCCAATCTGCGGATCATCGACTCGATCGCCGCCAAGCTCGGCGCGACCGACGCCGTGATCGCCCGTGACGTGGTCGACTCCGGCAACACCTCGGCCGCCTCGATCCCGCTGGCGCTCAGCAAGCTGGTCGAGCGCGGTGAGCTGGTCAGCGGCGATCCGGTGCTGCTCTTCGGCTTCGGCGGCGGCCTCGCCTACGCGGGCCAGGTCATCCGCTGCCCCTGA